TTTCCCGTCGCCGCGGGCATGTAGACGTCGGCGAACAGCGCCACCTGCTGCGTGAACAGGGTCGCGTCGTAGAGCGGCAGGTTCAGGCAGGCCGCCTCCTCCACGGGAAAGCGGCGGTGCAGTTCGATCAGCGCGTCGGTCGCCAGCTCGTAGAGCGGGCGCGGCTCCTCCCCCGCGTTGAGCAGGCGGGTCAGGGTGCCGTCGCCGAAATCCTCCTGGAGGGCGAGGCCCGCCTCGACCTCCGCCGTCCGGATGGCGGGGACCGAGAAGCCCAGCCGGTCCAGCGTCGCGCCGATGGCGATGAAGGGCACCAGATCCTCCGCCGGGGCGGGGGTGTCCACCAGGATGAGCGTCCCGCCGTCCGGAGTCGTCAGCCGTTCGTAGCGGCGTGCCGAGGCGTCACCGGCCAGCGGCTCCCGCCTGGCCCCCTCCAGCCCGTGGCGGGCGAGGAAGGCGGCGATCTGCGATGCGCGGTCGGTCACGGCCGGTCCAGTGCGGTGAGGTCCAGTGCGGAAAGGTCGAGTGTGGTCAGGCGCGCCCCCCAGGCGCCATGGCCGGTCAGGCGGGCGCGGCGCTCGGTCGGCCCGGCGAAGCTCATCTCGATGTCGAGGCGGTCGGCGGGAAGCAGCGGACCCAGCCGGTCCGGCCATTCCACCAGCAGAACGGCCTCGGCGCGCGCCTCGTCCCAGCCGAGTTCCGTCACCTCGTCGGGGCCGGACAGGCGGTAGAGGTCGAAATGCCAGACCGGGCCGATGTCGGTGTCGTAGGTCTGGACCAGCGTGAAGGTCGGGGACGGCACCTCGGCGTCCTCCTCCGTCACGGCGCGGATCAGGGCGCGGCACAGGGCGGACTTGCCGGCGCCCAGATCGCCGCGCAGGGCCACGAGGTCGCCGGGCGCCAGCGCCGCGGCCAGACGGCGGGCCAGCGCGGCGGTCGCCTCCTCGCTCGGCAGCGCCACGGCGCGCGTGTGGGGGGAGGATTCGGTCTGGGTCATCGTGTTGGATAGGGCCAAGTCAACGTCGGGAGGCGGCCTTGCGCGGCACCGGGCCGGGGGCGGGGGCAGGGGCGGACTCCGCCGCCTCGACCCGGTCCTCCACCAGACGCGGGGGCTTCTTGAAGTTCATGGTGATCATCAGCGTCAGGGCACCGTTGATCAGGTGGATCATCTTGTCGGATTCGACGGGCAGGGGGATCTTGCGCCCCATGCAATAGGACACCAGCGCCGCCGCGACCTCGGACTCGTGCAGGGTCATGCTGCGGTCGTCGCCCTCGTCCCCGGTCACCTGGATCAGCGTCTCCACCCCGCCGCCGCCGGGCTGGCCGGGGCGGTAAGTGACCTTGCCGACCGTGCCGTTGGGCAGCGGCTCGCGCATCCGGCGGCGGCGGTCGAGCACGGCCTTCACCACCTCCTGGTCGGTGAACACGAGGCAGCGCAGTTCCTTCATCGCCAGTCCTTCATCGCGGGCGCTCCGGCACGGTGGAAACGCGCAAATCCTACCCCACCGCAACCGCACGCCCAGAAGGAAATCGGCAGGTCGTCCCCCATTTTGCGCGGGCCGGCCGTTCCCGGCGTGCAGGGCGGGGCTGACGGCGGGGTTGACCGGGCGCGCGAAACCGGACAATTGAAGGCTTCATCGTTCCCCCCGTTTGCACAAGGCAGCGCGTCCCATGTCGCACACCGTCCATCGCACCGACGTCGTCATCGTCGGCGCCGGCCCCGTCGGTCTCTTCGCCGTGTTCGAATGCGGCATGCTGAAGATGCGATGCCATGTGGTGGACGCGCTGGACATGGTCGGCGGGCAGTGCACCGCGCTGTACCCGGAGAAGCCGATCTACGACATCCCGGCCCACCCGTCCATCGAGGCCGCCGACCTGATCGACAAGCTGGCGGAGCAGGCCGCCCCCTTCAGCCCGGTCTATCATCTGGGCCAGCAGGTCGAGAAGCTGACCCGCACGGAGGAAGGGCGCTGGCTGGTGGAGACCGGCATCGGCACGCAGATCGACACCCAGGCGGTGATCATCGCCGCCGGCTGCGGCGCCTTCGGCCCCAACCGCCCGCCGCTGGACGGGCTGGAGAAGTTCGAGGGCACGTCGGTCTTCTACATGGTCCGCCGCAAGCAGGACTTCGCCGGCAAGCGCGTGGTCATCGCCGGCGGCGGCGATTCCGCCGTGGACTGGACGCTGTCGCTGGCCGACGTGGCGGAGAAGGTCTACGTCGTCCACCGCCGGCCCAAGTTCCGCGCCGCCCCGGAAAGCGTCGCCCGCATGGACGTCCTGGTCCGCGAGGGCAAGGTGGAGATGGTGGTTCCCTACCAGCTCTCCGGTCTGGTCGGCGAGAACGGCCAGCTCTCCGCCGTGCGCGTCGCCACGCTGGACGGCGAGGAGAAGGACCTGCCGGCCGACGCGCTGCTCGCCTTCTTCGGCCTGTCGATGAATCTGGGGCCGATCGCCGAGTGGGGCCTGAACCTGGAGCGCAGCCACATCGGCGTCAGCCTGCCCGGCTGCGCCACCAGCGCCCCCGGCGTCTACGCCATCGGCGACATCGCGACATATCCCGGCAAGCTGAAGCTGATCCTCTGCGGCTTCTCCGAGGCGGCGCAGGCGGCCCACGCCATCCACCCGCTGGTCCATCCGGGCGAGGCGCTGCACTTCGAATACTCGACCTCCAAGGGCGTCCCCGGCGCCGAGTAACCGTCCCGAAAACGGAAACGGGCCGCCGGGGAAACCGGCGGCCCGCTCCGTCAGCGGCTGGCGGGAGGCGGGAGATCAGCCGCCGCGGGGGCCCTTGTCGGGACCGGGACCCGGGCCATGGCCGGGGCCGTGGTGCCGCATGCCAGGACCGCCCATGCCACCGCCCATCATGCCGTGCCCGGCGCGGTCGAGGAAGCGGTCGGCCTGCTTCTGCTGGTCCGGGGTGAGCTGGGCGTAGAGGTCGGTCGCCGCCGGGCGCACCTGCTGGAGCTGGGCGAGGCGGGCCGACATCATGGCCTCCATCCGCTCAAGCCGGGCCGGGGCGGCGGCGGGCATCGGCTGGTCCTTGTACTTGGCGCAGAGGTCCTGGGTGGGCTTCTGGCTCGCCTTCGCGGCGTCGGCGAACTTGGTCCAGGCGGCGCGCTGCTGGTCGGTGATGTTCAGCTTCTTCTCGGCGTAGGCCAGCATGCCGGCCAGCCGGGCGTCCTGATCCTCGCACATCCGGGAGAAATGCCGGCCGCCGTCCGGACCGGGGCCAGGGCCGGCGCCGGGACCCGGCTGCTGCTGGGCGAAGACCGGCACGGCGAGGCCGAGACCGAGAACCAGCGCGGCGGTGGTCATCATAGCGCGTTTCATGGGGATGCTCCTTGTTATCGACGGGGTCTTGCGTTCCCGATGACCCCGATGATGGGCCGGCAACGTATCCGGTTGATGTCCGGCCTTCGGTGAATTGGTAACGCTGTGTAACAGCCGGCCGCCCCGTAACGTGGCGTTACACATTTCTTCTTCACCCCGGCGCCCGCGCGTCGGATCATGCGTTCCATGGACCGCACACCTCACCTGCTGGTGGTCGACGACGACCGCGAAATCCGCACCCTCCTGTCGCAGTTCCTGACGCGGCACGGCTTCCGCGTCACCGGGGCCAAGGACGGGGTGGAGATGATGCGCACGCTGGACACCGCGCGCGTGGACCTGATCGTGCTCGACCTGATGATGCCGGGGGAGGACGGGCTGAGCCTGTGCCGCCGCCTGCGCGCAGCACCCGAGACGGCGCAGACGCCGGTCATCATGCTGACCGCGATGGGCGAGGAGACGGACCGCATCGTCGGGCTGGAGATGGGCGCCGACGACTATCTGGCGAAGCCCTTCAGCCCGCGCGAGCTTCTGGCCCGCGTCAAGGCCGTGCTGCGCCGCGCCTCCGGCCCGCCGGTGGCCGGCGGTGCCGTGGGCAAGACGCTGGGCTTCGAGGGCTGGACGCTCG
The window above is part of the Azospirillum sp. TSH58 genome. Proteins encoded here:
- a CDS encoding NAD(P)/FAD-dependent oxidoreductase gives rise to the protein MSHTVHRTDVVIVGAGPVGLFAVFECGMLKMRCHVVDALDMVGGQCTALYPEKPIYDIPAHPSIEAADLIDKLAEQAAPFSPVYHLGQQVEKLTRTEEGRWLVETGIGTQIDTQAVIIAAGCGAFGPNRPPLDGLEKFEGTSVFYMVRRKQDFAGKRVVIAGGGDSAVDWTLSLADVAEKVYVVHRRPKFRAAPESVARMDVLVREGKVEMVVPYQLSGLVGENGQLSAVRVATLDGEEKDLPADALLAFFGLSMNLGPIAEWGLNLERSHIGVSLPGCATSAPGVYAIGDIATYPGKLKLILCGFSEAAQAAHAIHPLVHPGEALHFEYSTSKGVPGAE
- the tsaE gene encoding tRNA (adenosine(37)-N6)-threonylcarbamoyltransferase complex ATPase subunit type 1 TsaE; this encodes MTQTESSPHTRAVALPSEEATAALARRLAAALAPGDLVALRGDLGAGKSALCRALIRAVTEEDAEVPSPTFTLVQTYDTDIGPVWHFDLYRLSGPDEVTELGWDEARAEAVLLVEWPDRLGPLLPADRLDIEMSFAGPTERRARLTGHGAWGARLTTLDLSALDLTALDRP
- a CDS encoding response regulator translates to MDRTPHLLVVDDDREIRTLLSQFLTRHGFRVTGAKDGVEMMRTLDTARVDLIVLDLMMPGEDGLSLCRRLRAAPETAQTPVIMLTAMGEETDRIVGLEMGADDYLAKPFSPRELLARVKAVLRRASGPPVAGGAVGKTLGFEGWTLDLAKRELRSPDGVLVQLSAGEYDLLVAFVEHPQRVLTRDQLLDLARGRSAVPFDRSIDVQVSRLRRKIEPDPADPTMIKTVRGGGYLFTPAVTGG
- a CDS encoding Spy/CpxP family protein refolding chaperone, with the protein product MKRAMMTTAALVLGLGLAVPVFAQQQPGPGAGPGPGPDGGRHFSRMCEDQDARLAGMLAYAEKKLNITDQQRAAWTKFADAAKASQKPTQDLCAKYKDQPMPAAAPARLERMEAMMSARLAQLQQVRPAATDLYAQLTPDQQKQADRFLDRAGHGMMGGGMGGPGMRHHGPGHGPGPGPDKGPRGG